One genomic segment of Chloroflexota bacterium includes these proteins:
- the smpB gene encoding SsrA-binding protein SmpB, with amino-acid sequence MAVKTVATNRKAYHNYHIGESMEAGIALTGTEIKSIREGRVSLGDAYVSPEKGELWLLNAHIARYEAGSYMSHEARRPRKLLLHRKQIEGLASQVAEKGLTLVPTKLYLKGSRAKVAIALAKGKKLYDKRATIAQREVEREIGRAVKRHKR; translated from the coding sequence ATGGCGGTTAAAACGGTAGCGACCAATCGCAAGGCGTATCACAACTACCACATCGGGGAGAGCATGGAGGCGGGAATTGCTCTTACCGGTACGGAGATAAAATCGATTCGGGAAGGCAGGGTAAGCCTGGGAGACGCTTATGTCAGCCCCGAGAAGGGTGAACTGTGGCTGCTGAACGCGCATATCGCGCGCTATGAAGCCGGCAGCTATATGAGCCATGAAGCGAGACGGCCGCGCAAGTTACTCCTACACCGCAAACAGATTGAGGGCCTTGCCAGCCAGGTCGCCGAGAAGGGCCTTACCCTGGTACCGACGAAACTTTACCTGAAGGGCAGTCGGGCCAAGGTGGCCATCGCCCTGGCCAAAGGCAAAAAGCTGTACGATAAACGTGCGACCATCGCCCAGCGCGAGGTAGAGAGAGAAATCGGGCGGGCGGTGAAGAGACACAAACGGTAA